A segment of the Hallerella succinigenes genome:
CGAATTTTCCGTCATTGTCAAATATGGCGTCTATGACTTGTGCCGAAGAATTGCATGCAATGATATTCAGTTGCTCGTTATTCATTCTTCACCCCAGTATTTGAATAGGATGACGCTCCTGAATTTCAAGGGATCGTTTTCTTTGGAATCATCATGTATAATGTTTGTTCGTGTGTATTCGGGGAAAAGAATTTGGTACTGTTTGCCTTCCTTGACGTCGATAAGGAGGGATATCCCCTTTTTTAGGGTGCAGCTTTTCGTGGTTTTTTCTTTGGGGATGTTTAATGTAACCTTCAGCTCCTTCTGATCGGTCAGTAGTATGCTCAGTTGCTGCTTGGATACGTTGAATGATGCTTCGATGTTGGCCGATTTGGTTTCTGCTATGGGAATGTTCATTAGGGTGGATGTATCCTCTAGCAGATACGCGGGATGGCTGAAACCTGTGTCTTGAATTTTGTTCCCTGCAAGAATGGTATTGAGTATAAGAATATATGGAGTATGTGATTCTTTGTCGCAAAACGGACATTCATGCTTCTTGCTGACTTTGATATAATGCTTTCCGCAATTCTTGCATTTCATAAAAGATGTTTCGCCTATTCGAAGCGTCTCAATCCATTCAAATAGGGCGGGCCTTGTCAAAAAACTTTTTTCACCGGAAAAAGTCCTTTTGAAAAGACTCTGTAGCATTTCTGTTTCCAAAAGATTGCGGAGAGCCGATGATTTGCCTGTGTTGTCTTTGTCCATGTCGTCAATAAAGGGAAGATCCGATTCCTCCTCTTTTTTTCCCATGGTGGATATTTCCATGGTTGCAGCATCGGTTACGAGTTTGCCGTGGAACGGCAACTCTTGTCGTAGAGTAAAGAATGCTATGACTGCAAAACTCCATGTGTCGCTCAAGGGCGTGTTGAACTTATGTTCTCTTACAACTTCAGGAGCGGAGAATCCTTTGAATGCAATAGAATCGTTGAAGTCGGCGGCAATGACCATGTTGTCACAGTCAATTAATTGAACTTCATTATATTCTGTATTGCTTGAAATAAAAACATTATTAGGATTTAAGTCTCCGTAACAGTATCCTACGGAATGAATTTGTTCAAGAATTTCAGCAAGCTTCCGCAAAAGTGTGTAGATGCGGCGGATGCCACCTAGTCGATCAAGATATAAAGCAAATGATTCGTTTTTTTTGCATTGAAGACTGCTTAACGAAACCATGTCTTCCATTAGTTCCATGACGTAACCATAGAAGATTTTGCCTCCTTTTTCTATAGGCTTGATTTCGTTTAGAGGCTTTGCGATATAGTCGGGCAAATCGATTCTAGAACGAAGATTCCTGTAGCGTCTATAGACTGTTTCCTGATTGAAGCCTTTTGAAGTGTAGCTCAGTTTGACGAGTAAGTTAGTCCGCTGGGTCTTATATACGGCTCCTTGGCCACCTTCACCGATGCATTCTTTTAGTTCGAAAATGCCTGCACTTTCGGTTTCAACATTAGTGATTTTATTTTGCTTTACAATTTCGTCTGTAAACATAATTAGTCACCTTCGTTCAATGACGACGATTGTCTTATCGTCTATGTGGTGTTGGGTTGGCCAATGAATCAATTCGTTTGTAAGTTCTTTTTGCGCTTGTTTTTTTGAACTTTTGAGAAAAATATCAAATGTGGAAACAAAATTTTCGATTGCCTCTGGTAAAATATCTTCGCTAATGCCGTCGGTCATCATGAGTAGTCGATCTTTTGATGAGGATAGGTCAATTTTGTTCATTCGCCAAAGGGGAGAAATGTCATAGTTTCCCATAGCGGATGTTTCATTGCCGAAACCATTTTTATTATCTGCGAATACGTTGATTTTTTCATTGTGTTTTACAAGAGTCATTCCGTCGCCCAATTGGGCCAACCATCCCTTACCTTTGCTATTTATGATAGCTAGTTGGCAAGTGCTGCCGCACTTGTCTGCTCCATACTTGCGCGAATACATCAACCAATGACAATGCAGTAATCTTAGAAAATCTGTAAGATCGTGTGGCTTGATTTGATTCCATTCTTTAAAGCATGGAGTGAATAGCTTGCATAAAGTTTTTGCCCCGTAATCGCTGTGGGCGTGGGAGCCTAAACCGTCACAGACCATCACTAAAAGAAATTTACCAACAAAGCCGATGAACGTACTGTCTTGGTTTGGAATGTTCTCTCTGATGTGTCCGGGACCACGTGCTGAGGCTTGGATATATTTCCATTTGCAACGAGTGAAAAATTCTGTAAGCAAATTTAGTCCTCGTCAAATAGCTCTTTAACGTTTTCAGAAAGGCTGATGATATCGTTTGGGGCTATTTCGCCTGGCTTGGCGGATTGGGAACTTTTGATTGCGGACATGGTAACGCATTTGAAAAATTTTTGTATTTCAATGGCGTTGTTCGCCTTAAAAATGGGCATTTCTTCGTTGTTTACGAACTTTTTCAGCATGCTTTCGTCTGCGTCCGCGCCAATGGCGAGGGCGAGTCGATTTGCTTTTTTACTTCTTTCGTTATTAAGAAGCCTATCTAATGGTTGTTGCCAAAGGTCGTTAGGCATTCCGTCGGATGCTAAAACGATGAAAGGACGATATGCGCGGGAAGGGTAGATTTCTCTATTTTCTAGCAAATCAACAAGGCTAGTCAAAGCTTTGCCGAGAGGTGTGTCGCCTATAGCTTGCATTTTGTTAATGACGTTCATTTTAGAAGGATCATTGGCTATTTCACTAGCTGATTGTGGTTCCAAAATGATGTTTGCGGCTTGGTTGCCGAACGTTATGATTGAAACGTATATTTCAGCTTCTAGAGCTGACGATGAAGCGTCTTTGAATGAACTGATCATGTTATTCAAAGCGTGCTTTAACGAATCTAATTTTCCGATTTCATTCATACTGCCACTTACGTCCGCAAGAATGATTACGGGAAGTGGACGAGATTGGATGCTTACGACGGTATCGAATACACTCATGATATACTCCTTTGTGTGACTATATACATTTTTTACAAACGATGTATGCGGTTAAATGTGTTTTCTTTGGAAGTCTGTGCAAAAATTGTGCCAAGTTTATGAATGTGGTTTTTGTAGCGTTTTTCGTGTTTTAAATATCAAGAATGCGAAAAGTTTTTCTTATTTATATAAAAATTTTTCGTATATTCCAATTGATATGAAAACGAAAATCACATTGCTTACTTGGATGGCCGTCAATAATGATCCTAGTGCTTTAGAGTCTTTATTGAAAAAGTTGGGTCAGAAATATGACGTTGAAAAGG
Coding sequences within it:
- a CDS encoding vWA domain-containing protein; translation: MSVFDTVVSIQSRPLPVIILADVSGSMNEIGKLDSLKHALNNMISSFKDASSSALEAEIYVSIITFGNQAANIILEPQSASEIANDPSKMNVINKMQAIGDTPLGKALTSLVDLLENREIYPSRAYRPFIVLASDGMPNDLWQQPLDRLLNNERSKKANRLALAIGADADESMLKKFVNNEEMPIFKANNAIEIQKFFKCVTMSAIKSSQSAKPGEIAPNDIISLSENVKELFDED
- a CDS encoding PP2C family serine/threonine-protein phosphatase, translating into MLTEFFTRCKWKYIQASARGPGHIRENIPNQDSTFIGFVGKFLLVMVCDGLGSHAHSDYGAKTLCKLFTPCFKEWNQIKPHDLTDFLRLLHCHWLMYSRKYGADKCGSTCQLAIINSKGKGWLAQLGDGMTLVKHNEKINVFADNKNGFGNETSAMGNYDISPLWRMNKIDLSSSKDRLLMMTDGISEDILPEAIENFVSTFDIFLKSSKKQAQKELTNELIHWPTQHHIDDKTIVVIERR
- a CDS encoding protein kinase domain-containing protein, with amino-acid sequence MFTDEIVKQNKITNVETESAGIFELKECIGEGGQGAVYKTQRTNLLVKLSYTSKGFNQETVYRRYRNLRSRIDLPDYIAKPLNEIKPIEKGGKIFYGYVMELMEDMVSLSSLQCKKNESFALYLDRLGGIRRIYTLLRKLAEILEQIHSVGYCYGDLNPNNVFISSNTEYNEVQLIDCDNMVIAADFNDSIAFKGFSAPEVVREHKFNTPLSDTWSFAVIAFFTLRQELPFHGKLVTDAATMEISTMGKKEEESDLPFIDDMDKDNTGKSSALRNLLETEMLQSLFKRTFSGEKSFLTRPALFEWIETLRIGETSFMKCKNCGKHYIKVSKKHECPFCDKESHTPYILILNTILAGNKIQDTGFSHPAYLLEDTSTLMNIPIAETKSANIEASFNVSKQQLSILLTDQKELKVTLNIPKEKTTKSCTLKKGISLLIDVKEGKQYQILFPEYTRTNIIHDDSKENDPLKFRSVILFKYWGEE